DNA sequence from the Cydia fagiglandana chromosome 12, ilCydFagi1.1, whole genome shotgun sequence genome:
GAGCGAGTCGAGTCATCAACTACACGATATAGAGTCGTATTTAATGCATCAGCAAAAACATCGACAGGATATTCCCTCAACGACCTAATGTACAAAGGTCCCAACTTACAACAAGACTTACAATTTTTACTACTCAGATGGAGGCAGTATCGGTATGCGTTCACCGCCGACATAGAAAAAATGTACCGGCAAATTTTGATTCACGAAGACGATGCATGTTTACAAAGGATAATCTGGAGGGAATCCACTAAACAACCCCTACAAACATTTGAACTTAAAACAATTACATATGGGATGAAAGCGGGTCCATTTCTGGCAATGATGACGCTAAAGAAGCTGGCGGAGGACGAACGGGACAACTTCCCGGAAGCCTCCAGAATCTTAGAACAATCCTTCTATATGGACGACTTAGTCCATGGAGTACACTCTATAGAACAAGGgaagaaaattattaaaaacctAGACCAGTTATTAAAAACTGGAGGGTTCAACCTACGCAAGTGGTCCGCCAACAGTACAGAGTTATTAACAGATATGACCGGCCAACAAAACAgcgttatttttaattttaagtcaGACGTCGTTCCCAAAACTCTAGGGATATGCTGGAATCCCACAAAGGACACTTTTACATTCCGATATGAGACGACACAACAcaacaaaataacaaagagGATCCTTTTGTCGGAAATCTCGAAAGTCTTCGACCCATTGGGGTGGGTAGCGCCAGTAGTAACAAAAATGAAATTACTATTCCAAAGTGTGTGGAAATCAAAAATGGAATGGAACACCGAAGTGCCAGAAGACATTTATAAAGAATGGAACAAAGTGCAAACAGACCTCAACAAGCTTAATGAATATGAGATTCCGAGATGGCTGAATAGCCGCGAACATGACGTCATAGAACTACATGGATTCTGCGACGCATCTATAGCCGCGTACGCAGGTGTCATATATGCACGCGTCAAGAACCAGGAGAAGGTAGTGCTCGTGGCAGCCAAAACAAAGCTAGTACcattaaaatcaaaaataaCATTACCGAAACTTGAATTGAGCAGTGCGCATTTACTAGCAAAACTTATGAGTAAAGTTAAACGAGCCTTCGAAAATCGTGAGATCAATACCTACGGGTGGACAGACTCAAAGGTGGCGTTAGGATGGCTTCAAGGAGAACCAAATCGCTGGAAACCCTTCGTTGCGAACAGAGTCAAACAGATCACGGAAGTCATGCCCTCGAAACAATGGCATTACGTAAACACAAAGGAGAATCCAGCTGACGCGGCAAGTAGAGGATGGTATGCATCTCAACTGCTAAGCGATCAATCCTTATGGAAAACTGGACCGACGTGGCTAACTACATTCCGGCCAGAAAACATTGAACAAGAAACATTCACAACAGATCACGAGGAAAAAACATTTCATTCAAACGTCATACAACAGTCAAATCCTGATCAAAACATTATAGAacagttattaaataaatatagctCATTACAAAAGATAATACACATATTAGCATGGATACAGAGAGCATTGACACCTAAACGTAAACAGCGGCCGAGTTACCTGACACTGCAAGAAATACGGAAAGCGaaattaacaataataaaacatgtacAGCAACGTGAGTTTGGAGAGGAAATAGAACATTTGCGCAAGCACGAATGTGTAcaaaaacaaagtaagttaaaACAATTAAATCCGTTTCTTGATCAACAACAAATTTTAAGGGTTAAAGGACGCCTAGATCAAGCCTTGATGAGTGAAGAGATGAAACACCCAAAAATTATCCCAAGAGAGTCCCGCCTGGCAACTCTACTTATAGACCAGGCACATAAGCTAACCTTGCATGGGGGAGCGACGCTaactttgagttctctacgtCAGGAATACTGGATAACAGGAGGATATAACACGGTGAAAAGAGAGCTACTCAAATGCGTAACGTGCCGGAAACAAGAGGGAAAGAAACAAGTTCAACTCATGGGAGATTTACCCGCAGCCAGGTGCAACCCCGCCAAACCCTTTTATCATACGGGGGTGGATTATACGGGAGCAGTAGACATAAAGGCCAGCAAAGGGCGAGGAGCAAGAACATTAAAAGGCTACATAGCCATTTTTATATGTATGGTGACGAAGGCTGTACATCTAGAATTGGTAACCGACTTAACAAGTTCAGCGTTTTTGGCGGCTCTCCGGAGAATGGCAGCTCGAAGAGGAGCTCCAGCCCACATGTACAGCGACAATGGAAAAAACTTTGTTGGTGGAAACAGGAAACTGCAAGAGGGATATCAACATTTACAGCACATAACTGATAACAACTTTTTAGCAGAAATTACCGGAATGAACATTGAATGGCATTTTAATGCACCTTCATGGCCAAGCGCGGGTGGCATCTGGGAGAGAGCCGTACGAAGCCTCAAACATCATTTAAAACGGGTAGTAGGAGAACAAAAATTAACATTCGAAGAGTACTCAACAATTTTGACATTAATAGAAGGTTGCCTTAACTCTCGGCCATTGTGCGCCCTCAACGACGACATCAACAATCTCGACTTCTTAACGCCAAACCACTTCCTGTCGCCGGGAAGGCCCGATGTAACAGTAATAGACACAGCAGAAGATGCACGCACCAGGTGGCATTTGAGCCAAAAAATATTTCAAGACATTTTTAAAAGGTGGAAAACAGAATATTTAACACAACTGACAGCGAGAACAAAATGGCAAGAACCCCAACAAAACATTGAGATCGGAAACATGGTTGTAATCCACGAAGACAACCTTCCACCCGGAAAATGGGCTATGGGACGAGTGATCGACGTACATCCCGGCAAGGACGGTCATGTTCGAGTGGttaccctaaaaacaaaaagcGGAGAATTAAAAAGGCCAATAACAAAATTATCCCTTCTCCCTATCGACAAACAAACGTCAGAGAGCACTGAAACTTCAGAACCGAAAAACAAGAAGAAACAACGCACCTCAACAAACAAACAACGACCTTATGTCCTATCTCTACTTATGATGTTTCTCTATATCCTGACCATAGCGACACAAGGAACGTGCATGCAAACAACTCAGTTAACAAAAAATCAAGCGCTTTACTTTGACAAAGTTGCCGACATGCAGATAATCAGAGATGAGTGGAAGATAATAGCCTACTACAACTTAGACCCTTACTGGGAAGGCGCGGTAGCGTTTACGAAATATTACCAACATTTAGATAACATATGCACTCAAATAAAACCTATGTCACATTGTGAACTCATCATGTTACAACTACGTCACGGTTTCGAAGAGTTGGAACATAACAACAAAGTTTTGCTGAAACAACAAATGCGCACTCGAGCCCGAAGGAGGCGCGGCCTCGTAAACGGCGTCGGGAACATCGCAAACACTCTGTTCGGAGTATTAGACAGTCGATTCGCAGAACAGTACGAACGAGACATTGCGTTAGTACGCGAGAATCAAAGACATTTGGCCCAGTTATGGAAAAATCAAACCTCTGTCGTTGAAGCAGAGTACAATTTGCTCCAAAGAACAGAAAACACCATACAAAGACAACATAAGATCATAAACAACCACTTAACACGTATAGAAATGAATTCATTTGCAATAACAAAACAAGTCAATGAACTTGATGTCACATCAGAATTCACCTTAATAGCAATGGCCGCGACTaacatactgacccatttaaaAGGTATTCAAATGTCACTACTGGATACAATTACAGATATACACAATGGACACATCAACGTTAACTTGATAAGCCCGCAGCAACTCCAAAATGAATTAAGTATCATATCGGGACAACTGGATAAAGAACTTACACTACCTATCGATAACATTCAACTTGACTTAACAAACATTTACCATTT
Encoded proteins:
- the LOC134669601 gene encoding uncharacterized protein LOC134669601; translation: MTDVKNQVLLAEEIKSVLTNFKKDGADRKSNAEYVRRKLKKLEELWKEFQFNHDRLYTETPRTDPYFTKQIYETTEEQYKECKSLMNEELWKNMPSTPVRAEPTKEVGNGLAGTSKQLLDSRNRDSAKGPVEQEYKSHGVYSRIDETLRKQEANFRAFQRTVANIDIEALTAKWEYEDALKTLNARWEAIDTLHLEIDSELNGDNITYDENFASYEKQYNTLKKTINTKMWSVSHREKTTPKLEIPIFSGNYNQWVSFKDLFVEAIHANPALSNAQKMQFLKAKLRGEAERLIQHLPITSDNYTTCWEILNHRYNNKRMIFTSHMNILFGLPNIQQNSMAQIKRLHDVSMETFNAIKNLGIDITTWDPILVHILGQKLDSETYTDYLESLKNTRDMPVLQELLDFLESKFTTLETSARRRQDGQQKPNTQHSTNIQQHSSSYRKPVHTSNNYKSNGNYAAIAKPIGSGFRCPLCKGDHGIYNCKIFLQMPNDKKLNAVNRLSLCINCLFSHNGKTCNSTKRCRNCQAAHSTILHDALSKSTNNTATTSANKEHVGSNAHVAQTQNEHLETLLATADLKVMGADGSYYNMRVMVDPGSQLSLITEQAAQLLRSKREKHRGTIFGVCERENNFKGKINITCKSNYSDDTFIAEVIIVNNLIKELPNKTFSKPSWPIINNIELADPEFYISRKVDMIFGAEVYANIILEGIKNFGGKDATQPLAQQSRIGWLLSGKPKQTNNTFYCNVVIDNLEDLQQFWEVEDVTEEEDLSAEDVTCIQYFQETTVRKQDGRYQVRLPMKPNFENNLGASKQKAIAQFRNLEQKFEKQPKLASDYKTFMNEYAELQHMMPADGNKSLECYLGHHGIERVESSTTRYRVVFNASAKTSTGYSLNDLMYKGPNLQQDLQFLLLRWRQYRYAFTADIEKMYRQILIHEDDACLQRIIWRESTKQPLQTFELKTITYGMKAGPFLAMMTLKKLAEDERDNFPEASRILEQSFYMDDLVHGVHSIEQGKKIIKNLDQLLKTGGFNLRKWSANSTELLTDMTGQQNSVIFNFKSDVVPKTLGICWNPTKDTFTFRYETTQHNKITKRILLSEISKVFDPLGWVAPVVTKMKLLFQSVWKSKMEWNTEVPEDIYKEWNKVQTDLNKLNEYEIPRWLNSREHDVIELHGFCDASIAAYAGVIYARVKNQEKVVLVAAKTKLVPLKSKITLPKLELSSAHLLAKLMSKVKRAFENREINTYGWTDSKVALGWLQGEPNRWKPFVANRVKQITEVMPSKQWHYVNTKENPADAASRGWYASQLLSDQSLWKTGPTWLTTFRPENIEQETFTTDHEEKTFHSNVIQQSNPDQNIIEQLLNKYSSLQKIIHILAWIQRALTPKRKQRPSYLTLQEIRKAKLTIIKHVQQREFGEEIEHLRKHECVQKQSKLKQLNPFLDQQQILRVKGRLDQALMSEEMKHPKIIPRESRLATLLIDQAHKLTLHGGATLTLSSLRQEYWITGGYNTVKRELLKCVTCRKQEGKKQVQLMGDLPAARCNPAKPFYHTGVDYTGAVDIKASKGRGARTLKGYIAIFICMVTKAVHLELVTDLTSSAFLAALRRMAARRGAPAHMYSDNGKNFVGGNRKLQEGYQHLQHITDNNFLAEITGMNIEWHFNAPSWPSAGGIWERAVRSLKHHLKRVVGEQKLTFEEYSTILTLIEGCLNSRPLCALNDDINNLDFLTPNHFLSPGRPDVTVIDTAEDARTRWHLSQKIFQDIFKRWKTEYLTQLTARTKWQEPQQNIEIGNMVVIHEDNLPPGKWAMGRVIDVHPGKDGHVRVVTLKTKSGELKRPITKLSLLPIDKQTSESTETSEPKNKKKQRTSTNKQRPYVLSLLMMFLYILTIATQGTCMQTTQLTKNQALYFDKVADMQIIRDEWKIIAYYNLDPYWEGAVAFTKYYQHLDNICTQIKPMSHCELIMLQLRHGFEELEHNNKVLLKQQMRTRARRRRGLVNGVGNIANTLFGVLDSRFAEQYERDIALVRENQRHLAQLWKNQTSVVEAEYNLLQRTENTIQRQHKIINNHLTRIEMNSFAITKQVNELDVTSEFTLIAMAATNILTHLKGIQMSLLDTITDIHNGHINVNLISPQQLQNELSIISGQLDKELTLPIDNIQLDLTNIYHLLRIKGVMTKRYILLEIRVPLISRDNYDLYNIQAIPRQVGKNMLVVIPIESHIAMNLQKDSYLPITTNELERCLSRDSTTYLCQLNSPIYKMKSDLDFCVREVNTIDRCKTNLITCQNKWINLSSANQYLSFCCDKCNLRNLCKDQVTAHQLTGANIINIPEGCIIKMENLTVYTHKKKESTINITPDVEVPNIAPINHVINITIQNMEIEMTTDGSTALLRESIEQKIKTMKEEQPLTNEISIHDIHHYTLIYGILIVGVIIIIFLGWRRIQSQRETVAATSRQAAEVIDSPEAGPQPPPTRRNTDCVKASEPSESARVQINDRDSVLYTERGTTPVLIRKIAFSDDSM